In the Streptomyces sp. 3214.6 genome, TCTGTATCGACTGGTCACGACCGATCAGGTTACTGATCGGTATGTGCCGGGAGCGGGCGAACTCGAAAAAGTTCGCCCGCTCTTCACGCGGCGGCCGGGTTCCCCGTCGGCGTCAGCCCTTGAGGGCCTCACCCACCACCCTGTCGAAGTCGGCCACCGTCAGCAGCGGGGTGCCGTTGTTGAGTTTCTTGCCGTCCATGACGAAGCCCGGCGTGCCGTCCACGCCCTCCTTGTTCGTGTTGAAGGTCTTCGACATGGCCATCGCCCAGGCGTCGTAGGTGCCCTTCTTGACCGCGTCCTGGAACTTGGTGTTGTTCTTCAGCGCGGTGACGGTGTTCGCGACCTTGATGAGGTAGGCGTCGTCCTTGAACTCGTCGCTCGACTCGTCCGGGTGCCACTTCGCCGAGTACAGCGCCGTCTTGTACTCGAGGAACGCCTCGGGGCTGACGTTCAGCGCGGCGCCCAGGGCGCTCAGCGCGTTCTTGGAGCCCTCGCCGTTGTCCTTGTTGTCGATGAACGTGGCGCCGACGTACTGGAACTTGAACTTGCCGTCGTCGATGTCCTTCTTCACCGTCGCGCCGACGGTCTGCTCGAACTGCGCGCACACGGGGCAGCGCGGGTCCTCGTAGATCTTGAGGGTCTTCTTCGCGGTGCTCTTGCCGATGACCACGGTGGTGCCGTCGGTGCCCGTCGTGTTGGCGGGGGCGACCACCTTGGCGTCCTTCGCCTCGTCCCAGTAGCTGGGCTTGTTGGCCTGGACGACGGCGTAGCCTATGCCGCCGGCCGCGGCCAGGACGCCGACGGCCGAGCAGGCGACGATGATCTGCCGCCTGACCTTGGCGCGCTTGGCCTCGCGCTCGCGCTCGATGCGCAGCCGCTCGCGGGCCGCCGTCTTCGCCGCCGCGCTGTTCCGCTTGCTCATGGTGTTCTCCAAAGGGGACGCGCACAGGCAGTGCGCGGAAGTGTGGGTGGGGACTGCTGGTGGGGAGCTCAGGTGCTCAGGTGCGCGGCCCTGGTCGGACGGAGGGTCCGCCTCAGAGCGCGGCGGCCGAGCACGGCGGTCCACGCCGTCCCAGGGAGTGCACGAGGATCCGCTCGCGGACGGTGGTCGCACGGCGCGTGGGTCGCGGCAGGCGGCGGGCCGCCGGGGCGCGTCGTACGGTCACCGCGGCCACGGCCAGCAGCAGCGGGCGGAAGGTGGCCGCGGTCGCCGCCCGCAGCAGCTGCGCCAGCGCGCGCTCGCCCCGGCGCAGCCAGGCGGCCGCGATCAGGCCGACGGTGACGTGCGCGGCGAGCAGCAGCCACGCGGTCGCCGGGTCGGCGTGGGCGAGAAGAGCGCCGAGCTTGTCGGTGTCGGTGCCGGTGACCTGGGCCAGCGGGCTGCCGACGGGCGTGCCGTTGCCGCACAGCACGTCCCAGCCGACCGAGGCCAGCGGGCCGGCGACCGGGCCGCCGGCCCGGCCGTAGCAGACGTGCTGGCCGGTGGTGAAGACGGTGTCGGCCGCCAGCTCCAGCGGGATCAGCAGGGCGGCGATCCGCCCGAAGCCGCACTCGCGGCCCGCGAGGGCGTACGCGAGCACGAACACGACGGCCGTGACGGCGGCCACCGTGTTGAGCGGCAGCGGAGCCCGCGACAGCAGCACGTGCGACGCGGTGCTGAGCGTCACGACGAGTGCCGTGAACAGCGCCGCGCGTACGGCTCTGAGGCGGGTCCCGGATATGTCCATAGCGGAGGAAGTGTGTCACGCGCTCCGGTAAGAGACCCCTAAAGGATGCCTGTGAGAACGCGGACTGTTAGAGAGCTGTTGTCAGAGGCCGGGAATCCGGCCGTTGCGGAACAGGTCGACGAAGATCTGGTGGTCGGCACGCGCGCGTGCCCCGTAGGCGTGCGCGAAGTCTTTCAGCAGGGGCGCGAAGCCCTCCTCGTCGGCCGCGATCGCCGCGTCGATGGCCCGCTCCGTGGAGAACGGCACCAGGGACTCGCCGGAGGTGTCGTCCGCCGCCGCGTGCATCGTGGCCGTGGCGCGGCCCAGGTCGGCGACGACGCCCGCGATCTCCTCCGGGTCGTCGATGTCGCCCCAGTCCAGGTCGACCGCGTACGGCGACACCTCGGCGACCAGCTGCCCCGCGCCGTCCAGCTCGGTCCAGCCCAGCCAGGGGTCCGCGTGCGCCTGCAGGGCGCGCTGGGAGATCACCGTGCGGTGCCCCTCGTGCTGGAAGTAGCCGCGGATCGCAGGGTCGGTGATGTGCCGGGAGACGGCCGGGGTCTGGGCCTGCTTGACGTAGATCACGACATCGTTCTCCAGGGCGTCGCTGTGGCCCTCAAGGAGGATGTTGTACGACGGCAGACCGGCCGAGCCGATGCCGATGCCGCGGCGGCCGACGACGTCCTTCACCCGGTAGGAGTCCGGGCGGGCCAGCGACGTCTCCGGCAGTGTCTCCAGATAGCCGTCGAAGGCCGCGAGGACCTTGTAGCGGGTCGCCGCGTCCAGCTCGATGGAGCCGCCGCCCGGCGCGAAACGGCGCTCGAAGTCACGGATCTCCGTCATGGAGTCCAGTAGTCCGAAGCGGGTCAGCGAGCGGGCGTCGCGCAGCGCGTCGAGCAGCGGGCCCTGGGCGGTGTCCAGGGTGAACGGCGGCACCTCGTCGCTCTTGGCGCCGGTGGCCAGGGCGTGGATGCGCTCGCGGTACGCGCCCGCGTACACCTCCACCAGCTCGCTGATCTGCTCGTCGCCGAGCGCCTTGGCGTAGCCGATGAGGGCGAGGGAGGCGGACAGGCGCTTGAGGTCCCAGGTGAAGGGGCCGACGTACGCTTCGTCGAAGTCGTTGACGTTGAAGATCAGCCGGCCGTTGGCGTCCATGTACGTGCCGAAGTTCTCCGCGTGCAGGTCGCCGTGGATCCACACGCGCGAGGTGCGCTCGTCCAGGAACGGGCCGCCCCGCTTCTCCGCGTCGAGGTCGTGGTAGAAGAGGCCCGCCGTGCCCCGGTAGAACGCGAACGCCGAGGCCGCCATCTTCCGGAACTTCACGCGGAACGCGGCCGGATCGGCGGCCAGGAGCTCGCCGAACGCGGTGTCGAAGACGGCGAGGATCTCCTCGCCGCGGTGCTCGTCGCCTGGCTGCGAAACCGACATCGCTGGGTGCCTCCTGGTACAGGTGGAGCGTGACGTGTGGGACGGATGTGCCGTCTTCCCCGGACGGCCGTCCGCCATCTTGCAACGCTCGAAGGTACTCGGGAGTGCCCGACGATTGTCAGTGCCGAGGCATAGACTTCGACGCTGTCCCCCAGACTGTCCGCCAGCCCGTCGCCGAGTGTTTTCCATGGAGGCCACGCCGTGTCAAAGCCGCCGTTCACGCACCTGCACGTCCACACCCAGTACTCGCTGCTGGACGGTGCCGCGCGGCTGAAGGACATGTTCAACGCGTGCAACGAGATGGGCATGACCCATATCGCCATGTCCGACCACGGCAACCTGCACGGGGCGTACGACTTCTTCCATTCCGCGAAGAAGGCCGGAGTCACCCCGATCATCGGGATCGAGGCGTATGTCGCCCCCGAGTCGCGGCGCAACAAGCGCAAGATCCAGTGGGGCCAGCCGCACCAGAAGCGCGACGACGTCTCCGGTTCGGGCGGTTACACCCACAAGACGATCTGGGCGGCGAACGCGACGGGCCTGCACAACCTCTTCCGGCTCTCCTCGGACGCGTACGCCGAGGGCTGGCTGCAGAAGTGGCCCCGGATGGACAAGGAGACCATCGCCCAGTGGTCCGAGGGGCTCATCGCCTCCACCGGCTGCCCCTCGGGCGAGCTCCAGACCCGGCTGCGCCTCGGCCAGTACGACGAGGCGCTGAAGGCGGCCTCCGACTACCAGGACATCTTCGGAAAGGACCGCTACTTCCTGGAGCTGATGGACCACGGCATCGAGATCGAGCGCCGGGTCCGCGACGGCCTCCTCGACATCGGCAAGAAGCTCGGCATCCCGCCGCTGGTGACGAACGACTCGCACTACACGTACGCGCACGAGGCGACCGCGCACGACGCGCTGCTGTGCATCCAGACCGGCAAGAACCTCTCCGACCCCGACCGCTTCAAGTTCGACGGCACCGGCTACTACCTGAAGTCCACGGACGAGATGTACGCCATCGACTCCTCGGACGCCTGGCAGGAGGGCTGCGCCAACACCCTCCTGGTCGCCGAGCAGATCGACACCACCGGCATGTTCGAGGCGAAGAACCTCATGCCGAAGTTCGACATCCCCGAGGGCTTCACCGAAGTCAGCTGGTTCAAGGAGGAGGTCCGCCGGGGCATGGACCGCCGCTTCCCCGGCGGTGTCCCCGAGGACCGGCAGAAGCAGGTCGAGTACGAGATGGACGTCATCATCCAGATGGGGTTCCCGGGCTACTTCCTCGTCGTCGCCGACTTCATCATGTGGGCCAAGAAGAACGGCATCGCGGTCGGCCCCGGCCGAGGCTCCGCGGCCGGTTCGATCGTCGCGTACGCCATGGGCATCACCGACCTCGACCCGATCCCGCACGGTCTGATCTTCGAGCGGTTCCTCAACCCCGAGCGCGTCTCCATGCCGGATGTCGACATCGACTTCGACGAGCGCAGGCGCGTCGAGGTGATCCGGTACGTCACCGAGAAGTACGGCGCCGACAAGGTCGCCATGATCGGCACCTACGGCAAGATCAAGGCCAAGAACGCGATCAAGGACTCCGCGCGCGTGCTGGGCTACCCGTACGCCATGGGCGACCGGCTCACCAAGGCGATGCCCGCCGACGTCCTCGGCAAGGGCATCGACCTCAACGGCATCACCGACCCCTCGCACCCCCGCTACAGCGAGGCGGGCGAGATCCGCGCGATGTACGAGAACGAGCCGGACGTCAAGAAGGTCATCGACACCGCCAAGGGCGTCGAGGGCCTGGTCCGGCAGATGGGCGTGCACGCCGCCGGCGTGATCATGTCCAGTGAGCCCATCGTCGACCACGCCCCGATCTGGGTGCGGCACACGGACGGCGTGACCATCACACAGTGGGACTACCCGCAGTGCGAGTCGCTCGGCCTGCTGAAGATGGACTTCCTCGGCCTGCGCAACCTGACGATCATGGACGACGCCGTCAAGATGGTGAAGTCCAACAAGGGCATCGACCTGGACCTGCTGGCCCTGCCGCTCGACGATCCGAAGACCTTCGAACTGCTCCAGCGCGGCGAGACCCTCGGCGTCTTCCAGTTCGACGGCGGACCCATGCGCTCGCTGCTGCGCCTGATGAAGCCCGACAACTTCGAAGACATCTCCGCCGTCTCCGCGCTCTACCGTCCGGGCCCGATGGGCATGGACTCGCACACCAACTACGCGCTCCGCAAGAACAAGCTCCAGGAGATCACCCCGATCCACAAGGAGCTGGAGGAGCCCCTGGAAGAGGTCCTGGCCGTCACCTACGGCCTGATCGTCTACCAGGAGCAGGTGCAGAAGGCCGCCCAGATCATCGCCGGGTACTCGCTCGGCGAGGCCGACATCCTGCGCCGCGTGATGGGCAAGAAGAAGCCCGACGAGCTGGCGAAGAACTTCACCATCTTCCAGGCCGGCGCCAAGAAGAACGGCTACAGCGACGAGGCCATCCAGGCCCTGTGGGACGTGCTGGTCCCGTTCGCCGGCTACGCCTTCAACAAGGCGCACTCCGCCGCGTACGGCCTGGTCTCGTACTGGACCGCCTATCTGAAGGCGAACCACCCCGCCGAGTACATGGCCGGACTGCTCACGTCGGTGAAGGACGACAAGGACAAGTCGGCCGTCTATCTCAACGAGTGCCGGCGCATGGGCATC is a window encoding:
- a CDS encoding thioredoxin domain-containing protein, giving the protein MSKRNSAAAKTAARERLRIEREREAKRAKVRRQIIVACSAVGVLAAAGGIGYAVVQANKPSYWDEAKDAKVVAPANTTGTDGTTVVIGKSTAKKTLKIYEDPRCPVCAQFEQTVGATVKKDIDDGKFKFQYVGATFIDNKDNGEGSKNALSALGAALNVSPEAFLEYKTALYSAKWHPDESSDEFKDDAYLIKVANTVTALKNNTKFQDAVKKGTYDAWAMAMSKTFNTNKEGVDGTPGFVMDGKKLNNGTPLLTVADFDRVVGEALKG
- a CDS encoding DUF2252 domain-containing protein gives rise to the protein MSVSQPGDEHRGEEILAVFDTAFGELLAADPAAFRVKFRKMAASAFAFYRGTAGLFYHDLDAEKRGGPFLDERTSRVWIHGDLHAENFGTYMDANGRLIFNVNDFDEAYVGPFTWDLKRLSASLALIGYAKALGDEQISELVEVYAGAYRERIHALATGAKSDEVPPFTLDTAQGPLLDALRDARSLTRFGLLDSMTEIRDFERRFAPGGGSIELDAATRYKVLAAFDGYLETLPETSLARPDSYRVKDVVGRRGIGIGSAGLPSYNILLEGHSDALENDVVIYVKQAQTPAVSRHITDPAIRGYFQHEGHRTVISQRALQAHADPWLGWTELDGAGQLVAEVSPYAVDLDWGDIDDPEEIAGVVADLGRATATMHAAADDTSGESLVPFSTERAIDAAIAADEEGFAPLLKDFAHAYGARARADHQIFVDLFRNGRIPGL
- the dnaE gene encoding DNA polymerase III subunit alpha — encoded protein: MSKPPFTHLHVHTQYSLLDGAARLKDMFNACNEMGMTHIAMSDHGNLHGAYDFFHSAKKAGVTPIIGIEAYVAPESRRNKRKIQWGQPHQKRDDVSGSGGYTHKTIWAANATGLHNLFRLSSDAYAEGWLQKWPRMDKETIAQWSEGLIASTGCPSGELQTRLRLGQYDEALKAASDYQDIFGKDRYFLELMDHGIEIERRVRDGLLDIGKKLGIPPLVTNDSHYTYAHEATAHDALLCIQTGKNLSDPDRFKFDGTGYYLKSTDEMYAIDSSDAWQEGCANTLLVAEQIDTTGMFEAKNLMPKFDIPEGFTEVSWFKEEVRRGMDRRFPGGVPEDRQKQVEYEMDVIIQMGFPGYFLVVADFIMWAKKNGIAVGPGRGSAAGSIVAYAMGITDLDPIPHGLIFERFLNPERVSMPDVDIDFDERRRVEVIRYVTEKYGADKVAMIGTYGKIKAKNAIKDSARVLGYPYAMGDRLTKAMPADVLGKGIDLNGITDPSHPRYSEAGEIRAMYENEPDVKKVIDTAKGVEGLVRQMGVHAAGVIMSSEPIVDHAPIWVRHTDGVTITQWDYPQCESLGLLKMDFLGLRNLTIMDDAVKMVKSNKGIDLDLLALPLDDPKTFELLQRGETLGVFQFDGGPMRSLLRLMKPDNFEDISAVSALYRPGPMGMDSHTNYALRKNKLQEITPIHKELEEPLEEVLAVTYGLIVYQEQVQKAAQIIAGYSLGEADILRRVMGKKKPDELAKNFTIFQAGAKKNGYSDEAIQALWDVLVPFAGYAFNKAHSAAYGLVSYWTAYLKANHPAEYMAGLLTSVKDDKDKSAVYLNECRRMGIKVLPPNVNESVHNFAAQGDDVILFGLEAVRNVGTNVVESIIRSRKAKGKYASFPDYLDKVEAVACNKRTTESLIKAGAFDTLGHTRKGLTAQFEPMIDNVVAVKRKEAEGQFDLFGGMGEEETSEPGFGLDVEFTTDEWDKTYLLAQEREMLGLYVSDHPLFGLEHVLSDKADAGIAQLTGGEHADGAVVTIGGIISGLQRKMTKQGNAWAIATVEDLAGSIECMFFPATYQLVSTQLVEDAVVFVKGRLDKREDVPRLVAMELQVPDLSNAGTNAPVILTIPATRVTPPMINRLGEILTHHKGDSEVRIKLQGPTKTTVLRLDRHRVKPDPALFGDLKVLLGPSCLAG